GCAACTTCAAGCATTTTTAGATGGCCTGCACCAAGCTTATAAGCTTCCCAATCCCAGTATGAGTCAAGACCAACAACTTCAAGTATTTTAAATGCTTTTTCAATGTTCTCCTTCTCCTCCCTAACCCAACTTCTTTTAACTAATGCTCTCAATGGATTCTCGCCCCTACTCTTCATAGCAACAAGAACATTATCCAAAACAGTTAAGCTTCTAAATGGCTGTGGTATTTGAAATGTTCTTGCAAATCCAAGGCTATAAACTTTATAAGGAGGCCATCCAGTTATATCAATGGAATTAAACAAGACCTTGCCATAATCAGGTTTCAAAACACCAGTACAAACATTAACAAAAGTTGTTTTCCCAGCGCCATTAGGGCCTATAAGCAATGTTATGCTATTTCTTTGAACATCTATTGTTACAGAATCCAGTGCCACAACTCCTCCAAATCGCTTAGTTAAATTCCTCGTAGATAGTATAGAACCATTTGAATTAGCGTGGCTCAATGCATTCACCCAGTTTACATAACTTACTTGGATTATTTTTAGTTTTTAAAAATTTATGCATATACTATACACAACTATACATATAAATTAAAATGAGTTAGTTTAAAAATATATTAATTTTTAAAACATGATCTTCATTTCATATTTTTGCTTTAACTATATATCACAAGCTGACCGTTTATAAACCCTCCTACCTCCTTCCATACATACTTATCTCCTTCTTTAACTACAGCACCAATTGTATAATCTGTTGTTGCTCTATCACCATTTTCATCAAGTTGGAAATGTCCTGAAGCTCCAATAAACATTTGAAGTACTAGAGGAATTGCATTTCTTATGGCTTCACCATCATATTTACCAACATGATCTAAAGCTAGTGCAACAGCCCATACAGCATCGTAAGTGAAGTATGCATAGGGTATGGGTTCTTGGCCAAGTTTTTGAATAAGTCTTTGCCTAACTGAGTCCTTCAATGGTGATTGGCCAGGAGCAGCCATAGTATTCCAGAATCCTACTTTTGCAGCAAAGTCGGCAAGTTCTTTATTTTCAACAAGTTTAGATGTTCCATAGGTTCCATCAGAGCCTTCCCATTTAACCTCAGCAAGTATTGGATATTTCAAAGCCTCTGTAAATATGTTTGCCACTTCTTCAAAGGATATTGCCAGTACACCAACTTTGTCCTTGCCATATTTATTCACATAGTTTGTAACAATGTCATTAAGTTTTG
This genomic stretch from Ignisphaera cupida harbors:
- a CDS encoding ABC transporter ATP-binding protein, which produces MNALSHANSNGSILSTRNLTKRFGGVVALDSVTIDVQRNSITLLIGPNGAGKTTFVNVCTGVLKPDYGKVLFNSIDITGWPPYKVYSLGFARTFQIPQPFRSLTVLDNVLVAMKSRGENPLRALVKRSWVREEKENIEKAFKILEVVGLDSYWDWEAYKLGAGHLKMLEVARALASGAKLLALDEPIGGTDPGYASRIFERLSKIRSILDVSFLVIEHRIDIALKYADNVYVMDRGRVVASGTSVEILKNPKVAEIYLG